From Paenibacillus sp. V4I7, one genomic window encodes:
- a CDS encoding SDR family oxidoreductase — protein MTKTALITGASSGIGEVFARQFAEKGNHLILVARSKNKLDQLALELSTTYAIKVHVIVIDLSVENAASEVFKQTEQLGKHVDILVNNAGFGLSGEFLNHSPDNYRQQIMLNITSVVEMTHYYLPKMVAKGDGTIINLASLLSFFPFPYCSVYSATKAFVLSFTESLWEEYRHKGIKLLALCPGPTDTKFFDTAKDVETNNKRTPEQVVATAMKALGRNKTYVIDGSVNKFNAFLGRVLPRKTIVKLFGSAIRKSMTAK, from the coding sequence ATGACAAAAACAGCATTAATTACTGGAGCTTCTTCTGGAATTGGCGAGGTTTTCGCTAGACAATTTGCCGAGAAAGGGAACCATCTCATTCTAGTCGCACGCTCCAAAAACAAATTGGATCAACTAGCTTTAGAGCTTTCCACTACTTATGCTATTAAAGTCCATGTTATTGTTATCGATTTGAGCGTAGAGAATGCAGCATCCGAGGTCTTTAAGCAAACGGAACAGCTAGGAAAGCACGTCGATATTTTGGTCAACAATGCCGGATTTGGCTTGAGCGGCGAGTTTTTAAATCACTCCCCCGACAACTACCGGCAGCAGATAATGCTGAATATAACTTCGGTCGTGGAAATGACTCATTATTATTTACCGAAAATGGTTGCAAAAGGCGATGGGACCATCATTAATCTGGCATCCTTGTTATCCTTCTTCCCTTTTCCTTATTGTTCTGTTTATAGTGCGACGAAAGCTTTCGTTCTATCTTTCACTGAGTCACTATGGGAAGAATATCGCCATAAAGGAATTAAATTGTTGGCTCTGTGCCCTGGACCGACGGATACCAAATTTTTCGATACAGCCAAAGATGTTGAAACCAACAATAAACGGACACCGGAACAGGTCGTAGCTACGGCTATGAAGGCTCTGGGACGTAATAAAACCTACGTCATTGACGGCAGCGTAAATAAGTTCAATGCTTTTCTGGGACGCGTCCTCCCCAGGAAGACCATTGTCAAATTGTTCGGATCTGCCATCCGAAAATCGATGACAGCCAAGTAA